In one window of bacterium DNA:
- a CDS encoding oligopeptide transporter, OPT family, translating to MDVSGKAKSLPENAYRKLRPGEEFIPVVPAGRIVPELTPYSLTWGLVFAVIFSAAAAYLGLKIGQVFEAAIPITILAIGLSAKRKDALQQNVMIQSIGSASGVVVAGAIFTLPGIYILNLSDKTNFMQMCLASLLGGFLGILFLIPFRRFFVKEMHGEFPFPEATASTEVLMAGEAGGGQAGVLVKSGLLAGGFQLFSQTCGLWRETFGTPAFAWGESLSRKVRLEFHMMTEAAIIGLGYIIGLRYALIIACGSFLSWWVMTPMIGILGKGVTVAGTLYRLEALDGLDTLMIFRNFVRPVGIGAIAMSGLIGVWKSRSIILGAFKLAAGGAAAKSATGGAVERTQRDLPMNIVTSGLIMTLLAVFCFFWFMVPGVGMGQALAGLAVVAGISFLFTTVAARAIAIVGTNPVSGMTLMTLIISSVVLKAVGLQGQEGIVAALLIGGVVCTALSMSGGFVSDLKIGYWLGTTPSTQEKWKFLGTVVAAVSVTAVIMILNTSYGFSGEGALPAPQANAMVAVIEPLMTGQPAPWLLYMAGIFMALILQWTGLPALAFALGMYLPLEVNTPVLAGGLIAYWVGKGGSEAAQTARKDRGTLIASGFVAGGAIMGVIASIIKFTGIQTTGDAEWSVDRVLGTDAWLENPASAVLTLVMFCGLGYYLYRSSRSAAKD from the coding sequence ATGGACGTCAGCGGCAAGGCCAAGAGCCTCCCCGAGAACGCCTACCGCAAGCTCAGGCCCGGCGAGGAATTCATTCCCGTCGTGCCGGCCGGTCGGATCGTGCCCGAACTGACCCCCTACTCCCTGACCTGGGGTCTGGTGTTCGCGGTGATCTTCTCGGCGGCGGCCGCCTACCTGGGCCTGAAGATCGGCCAGGTGTTCGAAGCGGCCATCCCCATCACCATCCTGGCGATCGGCCTGAGCGCGAAGCGCAAGGACGCCCTGCAGCAGAACGTGATGATCCAGTCCATCGGCTCCGCCTCGGGCGTGGTCGTGGCCGGCGCCATCTTCACGCTGCCCGGCATCTACATCCTGAACCTGTCGGACAAGACGAACTTCATGCAGATGTGCCTGGCCTCCCTGCTGGGCGGCTTCCTGGGCATCCTGTTCCTGATCCCGTTCCGCCGCTTCTTCGTCAAGGAGATGCACGGCGAGTTCCCGTTCCCCGAGGCCACCGCCAGCACCGAGGTGCTGATGGCGGGCGAGGCGGGCGGCGGCCAGGCCGGCGTGCTGGTCAAGAGCGGCCTGCTGGCCGGCGGCTTCCAGCTGTTCTCGCAGACGTGCGGCCTGTGGCGCGAGACCTTCGGCACGCCCGCGTTCGCGTGGGGCGAGTCGCTCTCCAGGAAGGTCCGCCTGGAGTTCCACATGATGACCGAGGCCGCGATCATCGGCCTGGGCTACATCATCGGCCTGCGCTACGCCCTGATCATCGCCTGCGGCTCGTTCCTGTCGTGGTGGGTCATGACCCCGATGATCGGCATCCTGGGCAAGGGCGTCACGGTCGCCGGCACGCTGTACCGCCTGGAGGCCCTCGACGGCCTGGACACGCTCATGATCTTCCGCAACTTCGTGCGGCCGGTGGGCATCGGCGCGATCGCGATGAGCGGCCTGATCGGCGTGTGGAAGAGCCGCAGCATCATCCTGGGCGCCTTCAAGCTGGCGGCCGGCGGCGCGGCGGCCAAGTCCGCGACCGGCGGCGCCGTCGAGCGCACGCAGCGCGACCTGCCGATGAACATCGTGACCTCGGGCCTGATCATGACCCTGCTGGCGGTGTTCTGCTTCTTCTGGTTCATGGTGCCCGGCGTGGGCATGGGCCAGGCCCTGGCCGGCCTGGCGGTCGTGGCCGGCATCTCGTTCCTGTTCACGACGGTCGCCGCGCGCGCCATCGCCATCGTGGGCACCAACCCGGTGTCCGGCATGACCCTGATGACCCTGATCATCAGCTCGGTGGTCCTGAAGGCCGTGGGCCTGCAGGGCCAGGAGGGCATCGTGGCGGCGCTGCTGATCGGCGGCGTGGTCTGCACGGCGCTCTCGATGAGCGGCGGCTTCGTCAGCGACCTGAAGATCGGCTACTGGCTGGGCACGACGCCCTCCACCCAGGAGAAGTGGAAGTTCCTGGGCACGGTCGTGGCGGCCGTCTCGGTGACCGCGGTGATCATGATCCTGAACACCAGCTACGGCTTCTCCGGCGAGGGCGCCCTGCCCGCGCCCCAGGCCAACGCGATGGTGGCCGTGATCGAGCCCCTGATGACCGGCCAGCCCGCCCCGTGGCTGCTGTACATGGCCGGCATCTTCATGGCGCTGATCCTGCAGTGGACGGGCCTGCCGGCCCTCGCCTTCGCCCTGGGCATGTACCTGCCCCTGGAGGTCAACACGCCGGTGCTGGCCGGCGGCCTGATCGCCTACTGGGTCGGCAAGGGCGGCAGCGAGGCGGCGCAGACCGCGCGCAAGGACCGCGGCACGCTCATCGCGAGCGGGTTCGTGGCCGGCGGCGCCATCATGGGCGTCATCGCCTCGATCATCAAGTTCACGGGGATCCAGACGACCGGCGACGCCGAGTGGAGCGTGGATCGTGTCCTGGGCACGGACGCGTGGCTCGAGAACCCCGCCTCGGCCGTGCTGACGCTGGTGATGTTCTGCGGTTTGGGCTATTACCTGTACCGCAGCTCGCGGTCGGCCGCCAAGGACTGA
- a CDS encoding zinc-binding dehydrogenase, which translates to MNRVWITRRGGPGTLALRVEPDPVPRPGEVRLRVDAAGVNFADVMIRIGLYPGAPRLPMVPGYEVAGVVDALGEGAPADLAGRRALAFCNFGGYADVVCVPAGAVFPLPDTVSTAEAAALPVNFLTAWQMLEVMAPAGPGGTVLVHGAAGGVGTAATQLARRRGARVLGSASPSKHGWLRERGVDFCLDSRRRGFAAEVRDATGGRGVDVVLEPRHGRWIRESYACLAPTGRLVLFGFADAATLGGSRLAPLRTLAGVPWLLMNPLRLVNDNRGVMGVNLGRLWDDQARVAGWMRQILALAAAGEVRPVLDRAYRFRDADRAHLALQQRRNRGKILLVSDAAAERGDLGCPVGDQEGPRS; encoded by the coding sequence GTGAACCGCGTCTGGATCACCCGCCGCGGCGGTCCCGGCACGCTGGCCCTGCGGGTGGAGCCCGACCCCGTGCCGCGACCCGGCGAGGTGCGCCTGCGCGTCGACGCCGCCGGCGTCAACTTCGCGGACGTGATGATCCGCATCGGCCTGTACCCCGGCGCGCCGCGCCTGCCCATGGTCCCCGGCTACGAGGTCGCGGGCGTCGTCGACGCGCTGGGCGAGGGGGCGCCGGCGGACCTCGCCGGACGTCGCGCCCTGGCCTTCTGCAACTTCGGCGGCTACGCCGACGTCGTCTGCGTGCCGGCCGGCGCCGTCTTCCCCCTGCCCGACACCGTGAGCACGGCCGAGGCCGCCGCGTTGCCGGTGAACTTCCTGACCGCCTGGCAGATGCTCGAGGTCATGGCCCCGGCGGGTCCCGGCGGCACGGTGCTGGTGCACGGCGCCGCCGGCGGGGTGGGCACGGCGGCGACGCAGCTGGCGCGGCGCCGCGGCGCCCGCGTGCTGGGCAGCGCGTCGCCGTCGAAGCACGGCTGGCTGCGGGAGCGCGGCGTGGATTTTTGCCTGGACTCGCGCCGGCGCGGCTTCGCCGCGGAGGTGCGCGACGCGACGGGCGGGCGTGGCGTCGATGTGGTGCTCGAACCGCGCCACGGCCGCTGGATCCGCGAGAGCTACGCGTGCCTGGCGCCCACCGGCCGCCTGGTGCTGTTCGGCTTCGCCGACGCGGCGACGCTCGGCGGCTCGCGCTTGGCGCCGCTGCGCACGCTGGCCGGCGTGCCGTGGCTGCTGATGAACCCGCTGCGTCTGGTGAACGACAACCGGGGCGTCATGGGCGTGAACCTGGGCCGCCTGTGGGACGACCAGGCCCGCGTCGCCGGTTGGATGCGGCAGATCCTCGCGCTGGCGGCGGCGGGCGAGGTGCGGCCGGTGCTCGACCGCGCCTACCGTTTCCGCGACGCCGACCGCGCCCATCTCGCGCTGCAGCAGCGGCGCAACCGAGGCAAGATCCTGCTGGTCAGCGATGCCGCCGCCGAACGCGGCGACCTCGGCTGTCCGGTGGGCGACCAGGAGGGACCCCGATCATGA
- a CDS encoding OmpA family protein — MRLPSRTILTAAVLAAFAVLAGGAVAATPAQRAAAVAATLAQAKELGADKRCPDDYRAAEAANDAAVGCVAGGGDCDGTLAAAELAAARALGRIRFIEDLRSARYDWQEAAVRYDRLVGRVATIAGLAIDPALVGEAAGRRVLADLDREMTALRVRADSLEAVNRGYGAWVEGGRAAQDSTIAELRRELTASRHALWESQLRAGVAEADLSAVASRETLVQDREAEARSLGQLFTPQEGLVWLTPDGDVRVRLTGLKFASGNAWLNPKYDPLLDKAAEAIRRFPDLAPVVEGHTDDTGPRAANQKLSLARAQAVAAALAKRLDVPAASLSALGMGPDQPVAPNATEEGKTLNRRIELVLKAARDGS, encoded by the coding sequence ATGAGACTTCCGTCGCGAACGATCCTGACCGCCGCCGTCCTCGCGGCCTTCGCCGTCCTCGCTGGCGGCGCCGTCGCGGCGACCCCGGCGCAGCGGGCCGCCGCTGTCGCGGCGACGCTCGCCCAGGCCAAGGAGCTCGGCGCCGACAAGCGCTGTCCCGACGACTACCGCGCCGCCGAGGCCGCGAACGATGCGGCGGTCGGTTGCGTCGCCGGCGGCGGCGACTGCGACGGCACCCTGGCCGCCGCCGAACTGGCGGCGGCGCGCGCGCTCGGACGCATCCGCTTCATCGAGGACCTGCGGTCGGCGCGGTACGATTGGCAGGAGGCGGCCGTGCGCTACGACCGTCTCGTCGGGCGCGTCGCCACCATCGCGGGCCTGGCGATCGACCCGGCGCTGGTGGGCGAGGCGGCGGGCCGTCGCGTGCTCGCGGACCTCGATCGGGAGATGACGGCGCTGCGCGTCCGCGCGGATTCGCTGGAGGCGGTCAACCGCGGTTACGGGGCCTGGGTCGAGGGGGGCCGCGCCGCCCAGGACTCGACCATCGCCGAGCTGAGGCGCGAGCTGACCGCGTCGCGTCACGCCCTCTGGGAGTCGCAGCTGCGGGCGGGCGTGGCCGAGGCCGACCTCTCCGCCGTCGCCTCGCGGGAGACCCTCGTGCAGGACCGGGAAGCGGAGGCGCGCAGCCTCGGGCAGCTGTTCACGCCGCAGGAGGGGCTGGTCTGGCTGACGCCCGACGGCGACGTGCGGGTGCGCCTGACGGGCCTGAAGTTCGCCTCGGGCAACGCCTGGTTGAACCCGAAGTACGACCCGCTGCTGGACAAGGCCGCCGAGGCGATCCGCCGCTTCCCCGATCTGGCCCCCGTCGTGGAGGGCCACACCGACGACACCGGCCCCCGCGCCGCCAACCAGAAGCTCTCGCTCGCCCGCGCGCAGGCCGTGGCGGCGGCGCTGGCCAAGCGGCTGGATGTTCCGGCGGCGTCCTTGTCGGCGCTGGGCATGGGGCCGGATCAGCCGGTCGCCCCGAACGCGACCGAGGAGGGCAAGACGCTCAACCGTCGCATCGAACTGGTGCTGAAGGCGGCGCGCGACGGGAGCTGA
- a CDS encoding hydrolase: MAKPPQRLEKNRTALVVVDVQESFRPLIHEMPTVLANCSRLIRFCDGLDVPVLVTEHYPQGLGGTVDELASLPRRYEPIEKISFSCAADHNFNSRLKSLHRDQIVLCGIEAHVCVYQTARDLLEAGYQVAVTADAVSSRQVSSRNLGLAYLRDIGAQVMTAEMVMFEILRVARTEDFRAVSAILKENPLPGSPATAAPQPAGRR; the protein is encoded by the coding sequence ATGGCCAAGCCGCCGCAGCGCCTGGAGAAGAACCGCACCGCCCTGGTCGTCGTCGACGTCCAGGAGTCGTTCCGACCGTTGATCCACGAGATGCCGACGGTGCTGGCCAACTGCTCGCGCCTGATCCGCTTCTGCGACGGGCTGGACGTCCCGGTCCTGGTGACGGAGCACTACCCGCAAGGCCTGGGCGGCACCGTCGATGAGCTGGCCTCGCTGCCGCGCCGCTACGAGCCCATCGAGAAGATCAGCTTCTCGTGCGCCGCCGACCACAACTTCAACAGCCGGCTCAAGAGCCTGCACCGCGACCAGATCGTGCTGTGCGGGATCGAGGCCCACGTGTGCGTCTACCAGACGGCGCGGGACCTGCTCGAGGCGGGCTACCAGGTGGCGGTGACGGCCGACGCCGTCTCGTCGCGCCAGGTCAGCAGCCGCAACCTCGGGCTGGCCTACCTGCGCGACATCGGCGCCCAGGTGATGACCGCCGAGATGGTGATGTTCGAGATCCTCCGGGTGGCGCGGACCGAGGACTTCCGGGCCGTGTCTGCCATCCTCAAGGAGAATCCTCTGCCCGGTTCGCCGGCGACGGCGGCGCCGCAGCCGGCCGGCCGGCGCTGA
- a CDS encoding phospholipase D-like domain-containing protein: MRTPLAATLLLALFPLIALLLPVARASAQGTMQLVESVPVETVLDQPDLPEARDVWPEMIASARSTLDIEVFYISADPTRDDALDVVLAAVSAAAARGVRVRLLADLGFHKTYPEWIDAIGGLPGAEVRLLDARRLWGGVQHAKFFVVDDRACFVGSQNWDYRALEHIHELGARFESAAVAAAVGAVFAHDWALAGGGTPPTGVTAAGPWALAADGGAVSTVRFAASPPQALPPGVPHDEPLLVDLIDRAAREVRLHLLSYGVTERDGTYYATLDAALRRAAARGVQVKVILSNWAKRAAALPHIKSLAVLDNVEVRFTNIPPWSGGAIPFARVEHPKYLVKDDDEAWLGTANWGRDYFHESRNLSFFIAGGPVAGDMARWFDTSWNSPYAEVVDPCADYAPPPRGE; this comes from the coding sequence GTGAGAACGCCCCTCGCCGCGACGCTGCTGCTCGCCCTGTTCCCGCTGATCGCCCTGCTCCTGCCGGTCGCCCGGGCGTCGGCGCAGGGGACCATGCAGCTGGTCGAGAGCGTGCCCGTCGAAACGGTCCTGGACCAGCCGGACCTGCCCGAGGCCCGCGACGTCTGGCCGGAGATGATCGCCTCGGCGCGCAGCACCCTGGACATCGAGGTCTTCTACATCAGCGCCGACCCCACGCGGGACGACGCGTTGGACGTCGTCCTGGCGGCGGTGTCCGCGGCGGCCGCGCGCGGCGTGCGCGTGCGCCTGCTCGCCGACCTGGGCTTCCACAAGACCTACCCCGAGTGGATCGACGCCATCGGCGGGCTGCCGGGGGCCGAGGTGCGCCTGCTCGACGCGCGCCGCCTGTGGGGCGGCGTGCAGCACGCGAAGTTCTTCGTCGTGGACGACCGAGCCTGCTTCGTCGGCAGCCAGAACTGGGACTACCGCGCCCTCGAACACATCCACGAGCTGGGGGCCCGCTTCGAATCAGCTGCGGTCGCGGCGGCCGTCGGGGCCGTCTTCGCTCACGACTGGGCCCTGGCCGGCGGCGGGACGCCGCCGACGGGCGTCACGGCGGCCGGCCCCTGGGCTTTGGCGGCGGACGGCGGCGCGGTCTCGACCGTCCGCTTCGCGGCCAGCCCGCCGCAGGCGCTGCCGCCGGGGGTGCCGCACGACGAGCCGCTGCTGGTCGACCTGATCGACCGCGCCGCGCGCGAGGTGCGCCTGCACCTGCTGAGCTACGGCGTCACCGAGCGCGACGGGACCTACTACGCGACCCTGGACGCCGCCCTGCGCCGCGCCGCGGCGCGCGGCGTGCAGGTGAAGGTCATCCTCTCGAACTGGGCCAAGCGCGCCGCCGCGCTGCCGCACATCAAGAGTTTGGCCGTCCTGGACAACGTCGAGGTGCGCTTCACGAACATCCCGCCGTGGTCCGGGGGCGCCATCCCGTTCGCGCGGGTGGAACACCCGAAGTACCTGGTCAAGGACGACGACGAGGCCTGGCTGGGCACCGCCAACTGGGGGCGCGACTACTTCCACGAGTCGCGCAACCTGAGCTTCTTCATCGCCGGCGGCCCGGTCGCCGGGGACATGGCGCGCTGGTTCGACACGAGCTGGAACAGCCCCTACGCCGAGGTCGTGGACCCCTGCGCCGACTACGCGCCGCCGCCTCGCGGCGAGTGA
- a CDS encoding isoamylase early set domain-containing protein, which produces MSLEIRYLKSRPVCKVTFRLPAEAAPDAESVHLVGEFNDWSTTNCPMTRLKDGAFKVALDLDTGRSYRFRYLIDGKTWENDWEAHRYEPALAGDVENSVVEV; this is translated from the coding sequence ATGAGCCTCGAAATCCGTTACCTGAAGTCCCGCCCGGTCTGCAAGGTGACGTTCCGCCTGCCCGCCGAGGCCGCACCCGACGCCGAGTCCGTGCACCTGGTCGGCGAGTTCAACGACTGGAGCACCACGAACTGCCCGATGACGCGCCTGAAGGACGGCGCCTTCAAGGTCGCCCTGGACCTGGACACCGGCCGTTCGTACCGCTTCCGTTACCTCATCGACGGCAAGACCTGGGAGAACGACTGGGAGGCCCACCGCTACGAGCCGGCCCTGGCCGGCGACGTCGAGAACTCGGTCGTCGAGGTCTGA
- the tpx gene encoding thiol peroxidase — protein MAEFKLKGNPFHTVGALPAVGANAPSFTLTKTDLSEVTLDDLRGKRIVLNVFPSIDTDVCAASVRRFNVEAGKLADTVVLCASMDLPFAHKRFCGAEGLDAVVPASDFRHGGFGRAYGVRIADGPLAGLLARSVLVIDAAGKVVHSQLCPETTEEPDYESVLASLR, from the coding sequence ATGGCCGAGTTCAAGCTGAAGGGCAACCCCTTCCACACCGTCGGCGCGCTGCCCGCCGTCGGCGCGAACGCCCCGTCCTTCACGCTCACCAAGACCGACCTCTCGGAGGTCACCCTCGACGACCTGCGCGGCAAGCGCATCGTCCTGAACGTCTTCCCGAGCATCGACACCGACGTCTGCGCCGCCAGCGTCCGCCGCTTCAACGTCGAAGCCGGCAAGCTCGCCGACACCGTGGTGCTGTGCGCCTCGATGGACCTGCCGTTCGCCCACAAGCGCTTCTGCGGGGCCGAGGGGCTCGACGCCGTCGTCCCGGCGTCCGACTTCCGGCACGGCGGGTTCGGCCGCGCCTACGGCGTGCGCATCGCCGACGGCCCCCTGGCCGGCCTGCTGGCCCGCTCGGTCCTGGTGATCGACGCCGCCGGCAAGGTCGTCCACAGCCAGCTCTGCCCCGAGACCACCGAGGAGCCGGACTACGAGTCCGTCCTGGCGTCCCTGCGCTGA
- a CDS encoding transketolase, translating to MSKVDHLFQSQQPNFQHWELIKDVIDQQIDLMLNYRQSGHPGGSRSKVHMFVSLLLGGAMRWDIRNPGKRFGDRFILVAGHTAPLVYGTLAVFNEALREMHRRTGDPKYLVPGAPARQLTWENLLEFRNRGGLPGHVEMSGNNLFVKFNTGPSGHGGPVMCGEALALKRAGADGVKVFGIEGEGGLTAGCWHEMKNTGYGLGLDNMFLLVDWNDYGIDDQKISSVVHGSPQDWFAPYGWHTHEAPDGSDWTDVTRAILEMVEGDNPRQRPGLAWGRTRKGRGYHKFDNKSHGSPHALNSDLFWQCRADFTQKYGATWAGQGQPAPKDKAALREQFAANLNVALDALRHDDAAVAYLADRLVELGDSVPAELKSFRIPVAKNPLRDPILFDHTKYPEGMWAKPGDKQPNRAALSRWGSWINATCREKYGRPLFLVCSADLAGSTNIAGFGEKYDDKENYGWYERTSAPEGVVLPQEITEFQNSSLCVGAASVNFSDRPEEEFNGFYTACSTYGAFSYLKYGAMRLYSQLAADCELKIGKTIWIAGHSGPETAEDSRTHFGVYSPGVTQLFPDGCVIDLHPYEYNEVPVLLAAALRTDAPIVALHLTRPAIEVFDRRALGLASHVEAARGAYVLRDYKAGLPRQGCFFVQGTMSTHNLINALPEIDKAGVNIKLVAVPSPQLFALQDAAYRERTITGADRMNSTFVTNRARRLMHDWDFNPLARRYAMCSDWDDAWRVGGALDDVCEDARIDTASLAEGVIRFARDHEARMAELQRMLGAATGS from the coding sequence GTGTCCAAGGTCGACCATCTCTTCCAGTCCCAGCAGCCGAACTTCCAGCACTGGGAGCTGATCAAGGACGTCATCGATCAGCAGATCGACCTCATGCTGAACTACCGCCAGAGCGGCCATCCGGGGGGCAGCCGGTCGAAGGTCCACATGTTCGTCAGCCTGCTGCTCGGCGGCGCCATGCGCTGGGACATCCGCAACCCCGGCAAGCGTTTCGGCGACCGGTTCATCCTGGTGGCCGGCCACACCGCGCCGCTGGTCTACGGCACGCTGGCGGTCTTCAACGAGGCCCTGCGCGAGATGCACCGCCGCACCGGCGACCCGAAGTACCTGGTGCCCGGCGCGCCGGCCCGCCAGCTCACCTGGGAGAACCTGCTGGAGTTCCGCAACCGCGGCGGCCTGCCCGGCCACGTCGAGATGTCCGGCAACAACCTGTTCGTGAAGTTCAACACCGGCCCGAGCGGCCACGGCGGCCCGGTGATGTGCGGCGAGGCCCTGGCGCTCAAGCGCGCCGGCGCCGACGGGGTCAAGGTCTTCGGCATCGAGGGCGAGGGCGGCCTGACCGCCGGCTGCTGGCACGAGATGAAGAACACCGGCTACGGCCTGGGCCTCGACAACATGTTCCTGCTGGTGGACTGGAACGACTACGGCATCGACGACCAGAAGATCTCGTCGGTGGTCCACGGTTCGCCGCAGGACTGGTTCGCCCCCTACGGCTGGCACACCCACGAGGCGCCCGACGGCAGCGACTGGACCGACGTCACGCGCGCCATCCTGGAGATGGTCGAGGGCGACAACCCGCGGCAGCGGCCGGGCCTGGCCTGGGGCCGGACCCGCAAGGGCCGCGGCTACCACAAGTTCGACAACAAGAGCCACGGTTCGCCGCACGCCCTCAACAGCGACCTGTTCTGGCAGTGCCGCGCCGATTTCACGCAGAAGTACGGCGCGACCTGGGCCGGCCAGGGCCAGCCGGCGCCCAAGGACAAGGCCGCCCTGCGCGAGCAGTTCGCGGCGAACCTGAACGTCGCCCTCGACGCGCTGCGCCACGACGACGCCGCCGTGGCCTACCTCGCCGACCGTCTGGTGGAGCTGGGCGACAGCGTGCCCGCGGAGCTCAAGAGCTTCCGGATCCCCGTGGCGAAGAACCCGCTGCGGGACCCGATCCTCTTCGACCACACGAAGTACCCCGAGGGCATGTGGGCCAAGCCCGGCGACAAGCAGCCCAACCGCGCCGCGCTGTCGCGCTGGGGCAGCTGGATCAACGCCACCTGCCGCGAGAAGTACGGCCGGCCCCTGTTCCTGGTCTGCTCGGCGGACCTCGCCGGCTCGACCAACATCGCGGGCTTCGGCGAGAAGTACGACGACAAGGAGAACTACGGCTGGTACGAGCGGACTTCGGCCCCCGAGGGCGTGGTCCTGCCGCAGGAGATCACCGAGTTCCAGAACTCGAGCCTCTGCGTGGGCGCCGCCAGCGTCAACTTCAGCGACCGGCCCGAGGAGGAGTTCAACGGCTTCTACACCGCCTGCTCCACCTACGGCGCCTTCAGCTACCTGAAGTACGGGGCCATGCGCCTGTACAGCCAGCTCGCGGCCGACTGCGAGCTGAAGATCGGCAAGACGATCTGGATCGCCGGCCACAGCGGCCCCGAAACGGCCGAGGACTCGCGGACCCACTTCGGCGTCTACTCCCCCGGCGTGACGCAGCTCTTCCCCGACGGCTGCGTCATCGACCTGCACCCCTACGAGTACAACGAGGTGCCGGTGCTGCTGGCGGCGGCCCTGCGGACCGACGCCCCGATCGTCGCGCTGCACCTCACCCGGCCCGCCATCGAGGTCTTCGACCGCCGGGCGCTGGGGCTCGCCTCGCACGTCGAGGCGGCGCGCGGCGCCTACGTCCTGCGCGACTACAAGGCCGGCCTGCCCCGGCAGGGCTGCTTCTTCGTGCAGGGCACGATGTCGACCCACAACCTCATCAACGCCCTGCCCGAGATCGACAAGGCCGGCGTGAACATCAAGCTCGTGGCCGTGCCGAGCCCGCAGCTGTTCGCCCTGCAGGACGCGGCCTACCGCGAGCGGACGATCACCGGGGCCGACCGGATGAACAGCACCTTCGTGACCAACCGGGCCCGGCGCCTGATGCACGACTGGGACTTCAACCCGCTCGCCCGCCGCTACGCCATGTGCAGCGACTGGGACGACGCTTGGCGCGTGGGCGGCGCGCTGGACGACGTCTGCGAGGACGCCAGGATCGACACGGCGAGCCTGGCCGAGGGCGTGATCCGCTTCGCGCGGGACCACGAGGCGCGCATGGCGGAGTTGCAGCGCATGCTCGGGGCGGCCACCGGGTCCTGA
- a CDS encoding 3'-5' exonuclease, translating into MRYSADIVVIDLEATCPESDEGDNTVERSNIIEIGAVRLDRRSLEVLDVFSELVRPRDYPVTPFITRLTSITPEMVADRPDFAVVGRRFLDWYGPRNRSMIAAFGVYYDIPLLRRECDACGLDYRTHIAGGAFDIRAVATVWLAANHHGTSGQTLESILEKMGIGGRFELHRAVDDARAAAAVLQTFHLGHPCA; encoded by the coding sequence TTGCGCTATTCCGCCGACATCGTCGTGATCGACCTCGAGGCCACCTGCCCCGAGTCCGACGAGGGCGACAACACCGTCGAGCGCAGCAACATCATCGAGATCGGCGCCGTCCGCCTCGACCGCCGCAGCCTCGAGGTGCTCGACGTCTTCAGCGAGCTGGTCCGGCCGCGGGACTACCCGGTCACCCCCTTCATCACGCGGCTGACCTCGATCACGCCGGAGATGGTCGCCGACCGCCCGGACTTCGCGGTCGTCGGCCGGCGTTTCCTGGACTGGTACGGCCCGCGCAACCGCTCGATGATCGCCGCCTTCGGCGTCTACTACGACATCCCGCTGCTGCGCCGGGAGTGCGACGCCTGCGGCCTGGACTACCGCACCCACATCGCGGGCGGCGCCTTCGACATCCGGGCCGTGGCGACCGTCTGGCTGGCCGCGAACCACCACGGCACCAGCGGCCAGACCCTCGAATCGATCCTCGAGAAGATGGGGATCGGGGGCCGCTTCGAGCTGCACCGGGCCGTGGACGACGCGCGCGCCGCGGCCGCCGTCCTGCAGACCTTCCACCTGGGCCACCCCTGCGCCTGA